The following proteins are co-located in the Clavibacter capsici genome:
- a CDS encoding D-2-hydroxyacid dehydrogenase family protein, giving the protein MTAPIRIAVLDDYQAVSADLADWGAIPGATITAFREHLGSTEEVIAALQPFDVVVAMRERTRFDAAVLSSLPALRLLVTTGRANAAIDLAAAARAGILVSSGATGGTSGAAELTWALILAALRHVPEEDRRVRDGLWQGTVGGDLAGRRLGIVGLGAIGARVARVALAFDMEVAAWSRHLDPERARGLGVIPVGKDELISTSDVLSVHAKLDRASAGLIGAADIQAMKPTAILVNTARGPLVDEAALLAALHEGRIGAAALDVFDGEPLPADSPWRSAPRTVLTPHLGYVTEDTYRRFFAEAHESVAAWAAGAPIRLLG; this is encoded by the coding sequence ATGACCGCACCGATCCGCATCGCCGTCCTCGACGACTACCAGGCGGTCTCCGCCGACCTCGCCGACTGGGGCGCGATCCCCGGGGCGACCATCACCGCGTTCCGCGAGCACCTCGGATCCACCGAGGAGGTGATCGCCGCCCTCCAGCCCTTCGACGTCGTCGTGGCCATGCGGGAGCGCACCCGGTTCGACGCGGCCGTGCTCTCCTCCCTCCCCGCGCTCCGTCTGCTCGTGACCACCGGGCGCGCGAACGCCGCCATCGACCTCGCGGCGGCGGCACGCGCGGGGATCCTGGTGTCGAGCGGCGCGACGGGCGGCACCTCGGGCGCCGCCGAGCTCACGTGGGCGCTCATCCTGGCCGCGCTGCGGCACGTGCCCGAGGAGGACCGCCGCGTGCGCGACGGCCTCTGGCAGGGCACGGTCGGCGGCGACCTCGCGGGGAGGCGGCTCGGCATCGTCGGGCTCGGCGCGATCGGCGCGCGCGTCGCCCGGGTCGCGCTCGCGTTCGACATGGAGGTCGCCGCGTGGAGCCGGCACCTGGATCCGGAGCGGGCCCGCGGCCTCGGCGTGATCCCGGTCGGCAAGGACGAGCTCATCTCCACCTCCGACGTCCTCAGCGTGCACGCGAAGCTCGACCGGGCCTCCGCCGGGCTCATCGGCGCCGCGGACATCCAGGCGATGAAGCCGACGGCGATCCTCGTCAACACCGCGCGCGGACCGCTCGTCGACGAGGCCGCACTGCTCGCCGCCCTGCACGAGGGCCGGATCGGCGCCGCCGCCCTCGACGTCTTCGACGGCGAGCCCCTGCCGGCCGACTCGCCCTGGCGGTCGGCACCCCGCACGGTGCTCACGCCGCACCTCGGCTACGTGACGGAGGACACCTACCGCCGCTTCTTCGCCGAGGCGCACGAGAGCGTGGCCGCGTGGGCGGCGGGCGCGCCGATCCGGCTGCTCGGCTGA
- a CDS encoding LysR substrate-binding domain-containing protein, producing the protein MASFDLVTLDLLLDVVDSGTLTSGAARSRMTTSAASQRIAKLEQLIGQPVLDRLPRGMRLTEAGQVLAAKARAVRRELRAAEGELEAIRGLEHGTVRLGSFPTVSASLLADALKDAHAAWPGIEIRVQSALRPELIDKLSSGEVEMALLWSYAWTEEAEKHLALRKLVEDETMLLVAADSPIADGVALKSLRKESWITRNGGHPAADVLYRSCAAAGITPEVAYEAYDYQEVQAMVAAGVGIAMAPRLALASHRDDVRAVSFRPADRIPARTIYLATLARRVETPAMRALSEAVTRAARSFAAGAGADPR; encoded by the coding sequence ATGGCCTCCTTCGATCTCGTGACGCTGGATCTGCTGCTCGACGTGGTCGACTCCGGCACGCTGACGAGCGGCGCAGCTCGCTCGCGGATGACCACCTCGGCGGCGTCGCAGCGCATCGCCAAGCTCGAGCAGCTCATCGGCCAGCCCGTGCTCGACCGGCTCCCGCGCGGCATGCGGCTGACCGAGGCGGGGCAGGTGCTCGCCGCGAAGGCGCGGGCCGTGCGCCGCGAGCTGCGGGCCGCCGAGGGCGAGCTCGAGGCGATCCGCGGGCTCGAGCACGGCACCGTGCGGCTCGGGTCCTTCCCCACCGTGAGCGCGTCGCTGCTGGCGGACGCGCTCAAGGACGCGCACGCGGCGTGGCCGGGCATCGAGATCCGCGTGCAGTCGGCGCTGCGGCCCGAGCTCATCGACAAGCTCAGCTCCGGCGAGGTCGAGATGGCGCTGCTCTGGAGCTACGCGTGGACCGAGGAGGCCGAGAAGCACCTCGCGCTGCGGAAGCTGGTGGAGGACGAGACGATGCTGCTCGTCGCGGCCGACAGCCCCATCGCGGACGGGGTGGCGCTGAAGTCGCTACGGAAGGAGTCGTGGATCACCCGCAACGGCGGGCATCCGGCGGCCGACGTGCTCTACCGCAGCTGCGCGGCCGCGGGGATCACGCCGGAGGTCGCGTACGAGGCGTACGACTACCAGGAGGTGCAGGCTATGGTGGCCGCGGGCGTCGGCATCGCGATGGCGCCGCGGCTCGCGCTCGCGTCGCATCGGGACGACGTGCGGGCGGTCTCCTTCCGGCCGGCCGACCGGATCCCCGCCCGCACCATCTACCTCGCGACCCTCGCCCGACGCGTGGAGACGCCGGCGATGCGCGCGCTGTCGGAGGCGGTCACGCGCGCGGCGCGGTCGTTCGCGGCCGGGGCCGGGGCGGATCCGCGGTAG
- a CDS encoding TetR/AcrR family transcriptional regulator, whose product MNEHRTGRVRSEAAREAILSATVRLIHAVGYDHLTIEGVAKEAGVGKQTIYRWWPSRGALIAECMTEGRLIPVEFAVPDTGDLLADIERWLTDVLAVLDAPSGGPLVRSLVAAAAEDEAVGDHLGASLGVDRDLSERLASGIRAGQLPAGAPVEELGQAILGVIVLRVLGRKGDHAESVTRLVRFVLGSAEATGTRARR is encoded by the coding sequence GGCGGCCCGCGAGGCGATCCTCAGCGCGACCGTGCGCCTCATCCACGCCGTCGGCTACGACCACCTCACGATCGAGGGCGTCGCCAAGGAGGCCGGCGTCGGCAAGCAGACGATCTACCGGTGGTGGCCGTCGCGCGGCGCGCTCATCGCCGAGTGCATGACCGAGGGGCGCCTGATCCCGGTCGAGTTCGCCGTGCCCGACACGGGCGACCTCCTCGCCGACATCGAGCGCTGGCTCACGGACGTGCTCGCCGTGCTCGACGCGCCCTCGGGCGGGCCGCTCGTCCGCTCGCTCGTGGCGGCGGCCGCCGAGGACGAGGCCGTGGGCGACCACCTCGGCGCGAGCCTCGGCGTCGACCGCGACCTGTCCGAGCGGCTGGCCTCGGGGATCCGCGCGGGCCAGCTGCCCGCCGGCGCGCCCGTCGAGGAGCTCGGCCAGGCGATCCTCGGCGTCATCGTGCTGCGCGTGCTCGGCCGCAAGGGCGACCACGCCGAGAGCGTGACGCGGTTGGTGCGGTTCGTGCTCGGATCCGCCGAGGCGACGGGGACACGCGCCCGGCGCTGA
- a CDS encoding SLC13 family permease — translation MSSIEIIPLIGLVVMFVIATVFPINIGFLGFIGAFLVGAIAFGYDDKEILEVFPASIVLTIIGVTYFFGMAKQNGTIDLMVSACIRAVRGKLYLIPWVFFLVAAFLTSLGTFSPAAVALIAPAAMSFAGRTRMSPLVMGIMTINGAHAGAFSPISVSGVLVRDIVEGNGLSLDPWQLFFSSFGINTLLSVLTVAAYAITSRVKTLEYTATGSVMTIEDDTVDADHVPLTRVRMLTLALIAAILVVVLVGHQPISFVAIAAGVILSFTDLKNTSRSIAGISWPTVLLVAGMVTYIAMLEELGTIDHLADMALLIGAPVVVALVLCYVIGISSAFASSTALLAAIIPLSLPLLQLGELPVVGVVAALSIAATVVDVSPFSTNGALVLANAQGIDRNVFYRQLLLNAGVVVAVAPLICWLLLVLVPNAFA, via the coding sequence GTGTCGTCTATCGAGATCATCCCCCTCATCGGCCTCGTCGTGATGTTCGTCATCGCGACGGTGTTCCCGATCAACATCGGCTTCCTCGGCTTCATCGGGGCCTTCCTCGTCGGCGCCATCGCGTTCGGCTACGACGACAAGGAGATCCTCGAGGTCTTCCCGGCGTCGATCGTGCTCACGATCATCGGCGTCACCTACTTCTTCGGCATGGCGAAGCAGAACGGCACCATCGACCTGATGGTGAGCGCCTGCATCCGGGCCGTGCGCGGGAAGCTGTACCTCATCCCGTGGGTCTTCTTCCTCGTGGCCGCGTTCCTCACCTCGCTCGGCACCTTCAGCCCGGCCGCGGTCGCGCTCATCGCCCCTGCCGCGATGAGCTTCGCGGGCCGCACGCGCATGAGCCCGCTCGTGATGGGGATCATGACCATCAACGGCGCGCACGCCGGCGCCTTCTCGCCCATCTCCGTCTCCGGCGTGCTCGTGCGCGACATCGTCGAGGGCAACGGCCTCTCGCTCGACCCGTGGCAGCTGTTCTTCTCCAGCTTCGGGATCAACACGCTCCTGTCGGTGCTGACGGTCGCCGCCTACGCGATCACGAGCCGCGTGAAGACGCTCGAGTACACGGCGACCGGCAGCGTCATGACCATCGAGGACGACACCGTCGACGCCGACCACGTGCCGCTCACCCGCGTGCGGATGCTGACGCTCGCGCTCATCGCCGCGATCCTCGTGGTCGTGCTCGTCGGGCACCAGCCCATCAGCTTCGTCGCCATCGCCGCGGGCGTGATCCTCTCCTTCACCGACCTCAAGAACACGAGCCGCTCGATCGCCGGCATCAGCTGGCCGACCGTGCTGCTGGTCGCCGGCATGGTCACCTACATCGCGATGCTCGAGGAGCTCGGCACCATCGACCACCTCGCCGACATGGCGCTGCTCATCGGCGCCCCCGTGGTCGTGGCCCTCGTGCTCTGCTACGTGATCGGCATCTCCTCGGCCTTCGCCTCCTCCACCGCCCTGCTCGCGGCGATCATCCCGCTGTCCCTGCCGCTGCTGCAGCTCGGCGAGCTGCCCGTGGTCGGCGTGGTCGCGGCGCTCTCCATCGCCGCCACGGTGGTGGACGTCTCGCCCTTCTCCACGAACGGCGCGCTCGTGCTCGCCAACGCGCAGGGCATCGACCGCAACGTCTTCTACCGGCAGCTGCTGCTCAACGCCGGGGTCGTGGTGGCCGTGGCGCCTCTCATCTGCTGGCTGCTGCTGGTGCTCGTCCCGAACGCCTTCGCCTGA
- a CDS encoding flavodoxin family protein has product MTTALVLNCTLKPSPAPSSTSKLAGEVLAELATHGVTGREIRLVDHDIKPGVEKDMGDGDAWPTVREAVLAADILILATPTWMGHMSSVASRVLERLDAELSETREDGNPSLFGKVALAVVVGNEDGAHKITADFFQGLNDVGFSIPAQGGVYWNGEAMNSVDYNDLDEVPERVASVTATAARNAAHLAAFLAQHDYPAAPAE; this is encoded by the coding sequence ATGACCACCGCGCTCGTCCTCAACTGCACCCTCAAGCCCTCCCCCGCCCCCTCGAGCACCAGCAAGCTCGCCGGCGAGGTGCTCGCCGAGCTGGCCACGCACGGCGTGACCGGCCGCGAGATCCGCCTCGTCGACCACGACATCAAGCCCGGCGTGGAGAAGGACATGGGCGACGGCGACGCCTGGCCCACCGTCCGCGAGGCCGTGCTCGCCGCCGACATCCTGATCCTCGCCACGCCCACCTGGATGGGCCACATGTCGTCCGTCGCCTCGCGCGTGCTCGAGCGCCTCGACGCCGAGCTCTCCGAGACCCGCGAGGACGGCAACCCGAGCCTGTTCGGCAAGGTCGCGCTCGCGGTCGTGGTCGGCAACGAGGACGGCGCCCACAAGATCACGGCCGACTTCTTCCAGGGCCTCAACGACGTCGGCTTCTCGATCCCCGCGCAGGGCGGCGTCTACTGGAACGGCGAGGCGATGAACAGCGTCGACTACAACGACCTCGACGAGGTGCCCGAGCGCGTCGCCTCCGTCACCGCGACCGCCGCCCGCAACGCGGCGCACCTCGCGGCGTTCCTCGCGCAGCACGACTACCCGGCGGCGCCCGCCGAGTGA
- a CDS encoding PrpF domain-containing protein gives MSIPATLMRGGTSKCWLFDRDAVPADRDELAELLIELFGADDPRQLDGVGGGTSVTSKAVIVGRSDEPGIDVDYLFAQVAIGAHVVEWGSNCGNCATAVAQWSVERFGLAGPGDAPTTVRMRNLNTSAEVVAQVAGAAAGEVSVPGVRGSGTAVDLAFVDPAGSTTGSLFPTGSVREELVVDGVAHEVTMADAGAPVVLLAAADIGLPAAATEVEILAAVPLLRRIRAHAAVAMGIAPSVEAAGDAVPKVGVVGPAVDHVTTLGEEVRAADHDVSVRMLSMNAAHPTIGLTSAVALALAAREPGTVLERVGVDPATSPLRLGTLGGPLRAGVEVDAAGTRVLLQRAARRLADSELLTHHEPIPLAPTR, from the coding sequence GTGAGCATCCCCGCCACCCTCATGCGCGGAGGGACCAGCAAGTGCTGGCTCTTCGACCGCGACGCCGTCCCGGCCGACCGGGACGAGCTCGCCGAGCTCCTCATCGAGCTGTTCGGCGCCGACGACCCGCGCCAGCTCGACGGCGTCGGCGGCGGCACCTCCGTCACGTCCAAGGCCGTCATCGTCGGCCGGAGCGACGAGCCCGGCATCGACGTCGACTACCTCTTCGCGCAGGTCGCGATCGGCGCGCACGTCGTGGAGTGGGGCAGCAACTGCGGCAACTGCGCCACGGCCGTCGCGCAGTGGTCGGTCGAGCGCTTCGGGCTCGCGGGCCCCGGCGACGCGCCCACCACGGTGCGGATGCGGAACCTCAACACGTCCGCCGAGGTCGTCGCGCAGGTGGCCGGCGCCGCAGCCGGCGAGGTCTCCGTGCCGGGCGTCCGCGGATCCGGCACCGCGGTCGACCTCGCGTTCGTCGACCCGGCCGGATCCACCACCGGCTCGCTCTTCCCCACCGGATCCGTGCGCGAGGAGCTCGTCGTCGACGGCGTCGCCCACGAGGTGACCATGGCCGACGCGGGCGCGCCCGTCGTGCTGCTCGCCGCGGCCGACATCGGGCTGCCCGCCGCCGCGACCGAGGTGGAGATCCTCGCCGCCGTGCCGCTGCTGCGCCGCATCCGCGCGCACGCCGCCGTCGCGATGGGCATCGCGCCCTCCGTCGAGGCCGCGGGCGACGCCGTGCCCAAGGTAGGCGTCGTCGGCCCGGCTGTCGACCACGTGACCACGCTCGGCGAGGAGGTGCGCGCGGCCGACCACGACGTCTCCGTCCGCATGCTCTCCATGAACGCCGCGCATCCCACCATCGGCCTCACGAGCGCCGTCGCGCTGGCCCTCGCCGCCCGCGAGCCCGGCACCGTGCTCGAGCGCGTCGGGGTGGATCCGGCCACCTCGCCCCTCCGGCTCGGCACCCTCGGCGGCCCGCTGCGCGCCGGCGTCGAGGTCGACGCGGCCGGCACCCGGGTGCTCCTCCAGCGGGCGGCCCGCCGCCTCGCGGACTCGGAGCTCCTCACCCACCACGAACCCATCCCGCTCGCCCCCACCCGCTGA
- a CDS encoding LysE family translocator, producing MITLAAASAMALVALGMVLTPGPNMMYLVSRSISQGRRAGLVSLAGTGVGFVVYMIMANVGLAAVFVVVPWLYTGLKVAGAAYLLWLAYSTLRPGGASVFDTRDLPRDSTAKLFRMGLVTNLLNPKAAIMYLALIPQFVDRAAGDVVAQGFQLGAVQILVSLAVNAGIVLAAGSIAVFLRGRPRWMRWQRWATGGLLGAVGVKLAIEAPAPA from the coding sequence ATGATCACCCTGGCCGCCGCATCCGCCATGGCCCTCGTCGCGCTCGGCATGGTCCTCACGCCGGGCCCGAACATGATGTACCTGGTCTCGCGCAGCATCAGCCAGGGCCGTCGCGCGGGTCTCGTCTCACTGGCCGGCACGGGCGTGGGCTTCGTCGTCTACATGATCATGGCCAACGTCGGCCTCGCCGCGGTCTTCGTCGTGGTGCCGTGGCTCTACACCGGGCTCAAGGTCGCCGGGGCGGCGTACCTGCTGTGGCTGGCGTACTCCACGCTGCGCCCGGGCGGCGCCTCCGTCTTCGACACGCGCGACCTGCCGCGCGACTCCACCGCGAAGCTCTTCCGCATGGGCCTCGTGACGAACCTGCTCAACCCGAAGGCCGCGATCATGTACCTCGCGCTCATCCCGCAGTTCGTCGACCGGGCGGCCGGCGACGTCGTGGCGCAGGGCTTCCAGCTCGGTGCGGTGCAGATCCTGGTGAGCCTCGCGGTGAACGCAGGCATTGTCCTCGCGGCCGGTTCCATCGCCGTGTTCCTGCGGGGCCGCCCCCGGTGGATGCGCTGGCAGCGCTGGGCCACCGGCGGCCTCCTCGGGGCCGTGGGCGTGAAGCTCGCGATCGAGGCGCCGGCGCCAGCCTAG
- a CDS encoding 3-hydroxyacyl-CoA dehydrogenase — MPDITKVTVLGAGVLGAQIAFQAANHGKTVTSYDVDDAALEAARGRLDAIVAQFVSESGEETRDAATRAAAGITLTSDLAASVADADLVIEAVPESLELKQDVYRRIAEAAPERTVFATNSSTLLPSAIADSTDRPDRFLALHFANHVWRQNTAEVMGTERTSPEVFDRVVAFAEEIGMVPIPLKKEQPGYVLNSLLVPLLDAAAGLLLKGVADPKTIDTTWRIATGAPLGPFQIYDVVGLRTAYAVSVASDDPGAQAWAAHLKSEYLDKGKLGVESGEGFYDYR, encoded by the coding sequence ATGCCCGACATCACGAAGGTCACCGTCCTCGGAGCGGGCGTGCTCGGCGCGCAGATCGCGTTCCAGGCCGCGAACCACGGCAAGACCGTGACCAGCTACGACGTGGACGATGCCGCGCTCGAGGCCGCGCGCGGGCGGCTCGACGCGATCGTCGCGCAGTTCGTGTCCGAGTCCGGCGAGGAGACGCGGGACGCGGCGACCCGCGCCGCCGCGGGGATCACGCTCACGAGCGACCTCGCCGCGTCCGTCGCCGACGCCGACCTCGTGATCGAGGCGGTCCCCGAGTCCCTCGAGCTCAAGCAGGACGTCTACCGCCGCATCGCCGAGGCCGCACCCGAGCGCACGGTCTTCGCGACCAACTCGTCGACGCTCCTGCCGAGCGCGATCGCCGACTCCACCGACCGCCCCGACCGCTTCCTCGCGCTGCACTTCGCGAACCACGTGTGGCGGCAGAACACGGCCGAGGTCATGGGCACCGAGCGCACGTCGCCCGAGGTGTTCGACCGGGTCGTCGCGTTCGCCGAGGAGATCGGCATGGTCCCGATCCCGCTGAAGAAGGAGCAGCCCGGCTACGTGCTCAACTCGCTGCTCGTGCCGCTGCTCGACGCGGCCGCGGGCCTCCTGCTGAAGGGCGTCGCGGATCCGAAGACCATCGACACCACCTGGCGCATCGCGACCGGCGCGCCCCTCGGCCCGTTCCAGATCTACGACGTCGTCGGCCTCCGCACCGCCTACGCGGTCTCCGTGGCGAGCGACGACCCGGGCGCGCAGGCGTGGGCGGCGCACCTCAAGAGCGAGTACCTCGACAAGGGCAAGCTCGGCGTGGAGTCGGGCGAGGGGTTCTACGACTACCGCTGA